The Mytilus trossulus isolate FHL-02 chromosome 13, PNRI_Mtr1.1.1.hap1, whole genome shotgun sequence genome has a segment encoding these proteins:
- the LOC134694350 gene encoding uncharacterized protein LOC134694350, which translates to MTMSWQIQRDLVKWHMGPLFLSNNIYTRILIFDHNWDIHAYPENILKDHDAAQYISGVAWHCYGGDKSESATFHSKFPNVDNYFTECSGFASAPHFSDNLVWNLDVLFIHQPTVWVKSVVLWNIALDDQWGPQVQVSGCKNCRGVITVPRGSNVYRKEVEYYVIGHLSKVAQTQSMRIDSTDNVDGLRSVAFENPDGTIAVVILNKQDQTKSFNVNIEGNIYHFSLNGKSVVSMLYSP; encoded by the coding sequence ATGACAATGTCTTGGCAAATACAAAGAGATTTAGTTAAATGGCATATGGGACCGTTATTTCTCAGTAATAATATTTATACTAGAATACTAATATTTGACCATAACTGGGACATTCATGCATATCCggaaaacattttaaaggaCCATGATGCTGCCCAATACATTAGCGGTGTGGCTTGGCACTGCTATGGAGGAGACAAATCTGAGTCAGCAACATTTCACAGCAAATTTCCAAACGTTGATAATTACTTTACGGAATGCTCCGGTTTTGCGAGCGCACCTCATTTTAGTGATAATTTAGTATGGAATTTGGACGTTTTGTTTATTCATCAACCGACGGTCTGGGTTAAATCAGTCGTTCTTTGGAATATAGCCCTTGACGACCAATGGGGACCCCAAGTTCAGGTTTCTGGATGTAAGAACTGTAGAGGAGTAATCACTGTACCACGTGGAAGCAACGTTTACCGGAAGGAAGTAGAGTATTACGTCATCGGCCACCTATCCAAAGTAGCCCAGACCCAATCAATGAGAATAGACTCTACTGACAATGTTGACGGTTTACGTTCAGTTGCGTTCGAAAATCCTGACGGTACAATTGCAGTGGTCATACTAAATAAGCAAGATCAGACCAAATCGtttaatgtaaatattgaaGGCAATATTTATCATTTCTCCTTGAATGGAAAGTCAGTTGTTTCGATGTTATATTCCCCTTAA